A segment of the Cololabis saira isolate AMF1-May2022 chromosome 3, fColSai1.1, whole genome shotgun sequence genome:
ttcaatttttcttttctatttgtgtgtgtgtgtgtgtgtggggggggggggtaaatgtAAGTTAAACAGGATATACTCACGTAACACATTAATTTCAACACTATTAGATTTTTCTGTCCCAATTTTATTCTCAGCTTCACAGTAGTACGATCCATCGTGTGTAAAGTTAACTTGTGTTAACTTCAACTCAGGCCCTGAGATCAGCTTTTGGGCATTTTTGAACCAGCTAAAGTTGACAGATGGTTGACCTTTGGCAGAGCAAGTGAGTCTCAAAGGGTCTCCTTCCTGCGGATTGGAGACAGTTGTCAAAGCCATAACTTCTTTAGGAGCGTCTGTGTAAAGACAAAAGAAGAGAAATTAGATTCTTCGTGGAGATTTAAAGAAAACAGCCTCCATTCTATTTGAGTCCCACCAAAGACTGAATCCCTCAAAACTCAACAGAAACGATAAGTTGGTTCTTccaaattttagtttttattccttcttttaaatcctactactgtcatttagcagactttcatccaaagcgacttacagagagaacaaacacaacaTTTTGCTTGGGGAGCACTTAGGGTTGAGGGCCTTGCTcaagggcccaaggtggttcatcttggttgccattctggaGCTTGAatctgggtcctccagacctaAGCCAATAAACTACCACCCCCCCAATCTGTATCAAACATTGTTCATATCAGTAGAAACTATGGTGACTCAACAACACACTTGACATCTTTACATATCTATGTACTTACATTCTACGGTTAGGCTGAGATTCCTGATCAAATATTTGTCCTGGTTATCTGCTGTTTGGCAGGAAAACCCAATCCCGTCATCCTTCCAGCTGACATTAAATATCTGTGTGATGCTTTTAGGTGACTCAGCGTTTGTCCTGAGAGACTTTGACATCTGTATTGAAGGTCGTTGCATCGAGGTGCCAATTTGTGGGTTTGAAGGACATGAACTTAACGTGGTGCATGTCAACGTTACCATCTCATTCTCCTTCACAGTTTGTGGACCCTTAAAGGTGATTGGGCAAGAATTTTCTGAAAATATGACAGATTCAGCAGATTAGTAATTCTGAATATTATCATAAATGTAGTGTGTAAGTCTGAAACAGCAAAAGTGTGATGTGATAACTTTAATAGAAGGACAGTGAGTAACAGTTTTAACAACATTTTTGGGCAGGTTATCATTGGGGATCCAGAACTCATTGACCATTAGAGATTCTAAAGTTTACATCACATTACTCGCATTTctcagtattttttattttctttctacaGTCATGCCtctcagaatatttttttatcaCAAAGATTATCACATTAAAACTTTGCAAATACTAATTATTAATTCTCAATATTGACTTAAAGTTGTGAGGGAAATGTTGTTATTCTGCAAAAACTAATTTACGGTGTATATAATATCCTTTTCAAATACTGACTCCACACTACTCAATTTACCtttatattacttttatttatttgttattttgtaatgccacaatttttttttgcatttttttttgttaaaataatcaTAAAATTGAATGCCAACTAATCAGATTATTTTCTCCCACGCATCAGTTCATCTTCCAGCGTCTACCTAATGGTGACTGTCATGTGTTTTCTGTATTGGTGTTTGTACTTACCCACAACTGTTAGGTTTGTTCCAGGTTTTGTCGCCCATTTATTTTGAACTCCATGAAATCTGAATAAATAGTTTCCACTGTCATTTTTCTGCAAGTCACAGATCAAAATGTTGCACAGTTTTTCTGCTGCGGATGTACTTCTACTCCACAGTGGTGAGGAGTCCATTTGCCGCACTCTGTATTTAAAGAGTGGGTCCACAGGACGTTTTGACTCATCTGTGCTGTAAATTATCGTAGCTACGTAGTCCTTTGTTTCATCCTTCCAAGTTGCATCCTTCATCCAAAACCAGTGAGCACCATCAAGACCATGAACAAACCCGCCAGGTTTACATTTCATTTCAACACAAGACCCCTCGACAGACGTTATCCAGTTAACCTCTAGCTCGAAAAGGTTTGTAACACAAGAAAAATCTGTAGAggtaaaaaatcaaaatgtcacgTCATGAACTTAaacaaatatgttatatttttattactttaggGCAGAGCAATACTTACTTTTCATTAAGGTCAGAAGAATCAACCAGCTGACTGTGTGAGTGTTCATGGTCCTGCAGGACTAAAGCCTGACCTCTGCaacaacagaaaacccagaacatgaactgTGGGTTTATTACTTTCCTCATCATAACACTACagagcatttatttttttaagccgCTCTGATGATTTCAATTCTTCCTTTTTTCAGTTCTGAGAAAAGTCTgtgttttcttcttcatctCAAGATGATTGTGACCACATGGTTGGAAACATTCTGAAGCATTAAAACAACATTTACCACTCTCTCGCAACTGTACTGTACCACCAAAATGTTAGTAAttcagggaaatatattttcatgtaacttttttctttctttgttccttttttaatcACCAGCCTTCCTGTTTGCTCTTCTTGTTGTTGCTTTGTGCAAATGCAGCAAAAGTAACCAAAACGTTTCATTTGATTCAGTTTGAAGTCTTATTtgctctttattttattataaaaatgatttGAAGTAcaactgcgcatcatttttgtCTTTTGCAAAATAAATTATCAGCTATTTATTCATAGTAACACACCATCATGAACATTTATAAAACAGTACAGTAAAATAGTACAGTGCACTTATTTTATACATGAGgtcatttatcctgacgcggAAACGTAGTATAtcgatttctttgttttttgtcaaaGTCTTTTCATTCCAATAACTTATCTAAATTCTTGTGCAGAGATTATTTTAACAAGTGAAAGTTGATTCCAAATCAGAAATAGTTTCCCACTACATCAAAATATGCCCTCAGAAATGAGAACACGTCTCTCTATATGCAGGTATTAGAGCGATGCAGTACTAAAGTAGAATCTTTGCAGACAGCGATTGCATTTTCAGTTAAATTAAGCCTATTGTTAACAAttttagaataaaaaaaaagctaaaataaGTTTATTCTTACCTCAGTGGACCCACTTATAGCAGAACTTACTCAAATCTAaggtaaaaaaaactgtttcaaaaaagaaagttttcaCAGATGAGATAAACTCTTGAACAATTTGCATGTGCAATCAAGCAAGCCAGAGAGCATATGTTGTTTAGAGTTGTACTGGTGTATTAataaatgggtttttttttgttttccttttatctTGCCTGCAGCAGTGTGAATGCAGCTGAAAGTCTTCTCACTTCCTGTTTTTACAGCTTCATGGAGCTCAAAGCTGCTGATCAGGGTACATGGGTGAAGTCTTTTACAGGCACAGAAAGGGTTATCAAACATTGTCTTCTTGTTTCAACTCATGCTTACACAGAATTTACATGCTCTGTAAGAATAAGAGTGAAAACAATTCAAAAGATTTGCGAGTTACAGTACATAAAGGACATATTTTAAAACAAGAAAGCAATGCTAAAGCATGCAAAGTCtaaacaggaaacatcataAAAGAGAAAAGCAGACGGTTTTATTTCCCCTCCCCCAGAGCAGCAGCCACTATCTTCTCCGCATCAGCGGCCATTTCATCGATAGCGCCATTTAAGGCTTGCAGCATAGCAATGAAGGAGCGGCTAGCTGTACGAGCATGTCTGGGTATCGCCATCTGCAGAAACTTGGATGAAACTGGGGCCAAGTCCTTCTCAGCTGCGGCCAGCCGCTTTTTAACTTCCCCTTTGGTGACCTCCAACGACAGCACACAAGTCCGCAGCTCTTTAAGTCTTGTGGAGTCCACGCCTCGCTGTCGGGCCAGTCGTTCCACAGATTCATCATCCAGGCACAGAGATACCTGTGCTTTGGTCAGAATTCGCACAGCTATATTCGAGTCCACCATGGACGCCACGAGAGGAACGGGAATAGCTGACACCCCGCCGGACAGAGAAGCAGCTGCCCACACGAGTGCCGTAAATGCCTCCTTCTTCTGAGTGACCAGGGCTGGGGTGAGAGTAGGGAGAGCAAAGAGAAGAGCGTTGGCTCGGATCTCTGGAAGGTCTTTACCCATGTCCACCAAAAGTCCTGGGAAGTCAAACTTCTCCAGCATAGAAGGTTTAACCAGGTAGACTTTGGGATGTTTCACACCCTGTGATTTCAGAACTTCGAGACTggctttcctcttttcctccaggCTCTTGTCTGTGTCTTTTACAGACACAAAGAGAATAAAGTATACAGTTTGTCGCTGCACTGAAAGGGCCTCCAGGAAAACCTCCACGCTGTTGGGTTGAGGTGTCTGAAGGGACGTCATAAAGACGGCATTGTAGCGGAGAAACTTGAATTTGCTCATGTACGCCTCCGGTTCAAATGAGGACGTGGTCGGCACAGGCGGCAGATCCCACAGGCGGAAGTCAGGGTGTTTGGGGTTGGGGTAGCCTGCCACCGCGTCTGGGTCAGTGGGGGATGGAGAAGGAGCTGCGCCCTCGTCGTCAGGCCCAAGGCCACGGAGGGAGTTCATGAAGCAGGCTTTTTCCTCCCCTCGGTCCCCAACCACAGCTAAATTAATCCTGCTGATGAGGAGATCTTCCACGGCCTCCTTGACATCGGATAACTTATTGTTCTCCATAGACTCTTTGAGGGTCTCAATGAGGCTTATGCCTCTCAAGACGTCAGCCATTCCTAGGGAAAGAAGGAGAAAGCAATTACAAAGAGCAGATAACATCAAATAGACCATGCAAAtacttatacattttttttcagaaatacatttaaatatggTGCACATTGGAGGAAAGTAAACTTAGCATTGTTTATCTTCATCTCTGTAGCTATctgtagtctagtggctacagaggtggacccaggttcaagtcccgaatggcaaccaagatgaaccacctcggCCACCGAGCAAgtcccttaaccctaattgctccccgggCGAAATAGTgtttttgttctctcagatgtaagtcactttggataaaagtgtctgctaaatgacagtactagtagtagtagtagtagtagtagtagtagtatttaaCAAGACCAAATAACTGGACTGTATAGAAGTACACTTAGTCAAATTGTCTTTACATTAAATTAAAAAGTAGTacgtatatatgtattttttattcataaattcCTCATTTGTCTCAGCCTGTTCTACAAAAAAGAGCAACAGATCATCAAAGCGCACTTAATGCTCTCATCATGAATTGTTGAAACTGGATTACTTTAGGTCAAAttcagaaaaactgcaaaaactcacctGTGTATCTGTGTATCTGAAGCACAAGTGACCCTCTGAAATATTTCTCCCCAGGCGCTTATTGTTCTGCAGTTCTCAAGCATTGACAGCGTCTGGTGGATCTATTTAAAGTCTCCGTCCAGCTAGTGGAACATTGTAATCCCGTTAGCTCAATGTTAATCCAGTATCAGGTTAAGCATGTGTACTTGGTGTCTGTGCAAAGATACTGTGTTCAACATGTTTGTCTATATGAACACAGGCACATACAAATATACTTctacttttttaatgaaacatTATTTACTGTATAAAAACATCTCTCATTACAGTTAACTTTATTTCCCCTTTGATGTAACAGGGATTATTGATCCCTacagctacagaggtgggcttgggtctggaggaccaggttcaagCAGGAATGGCAACCaggatgaaccaccttgggcccctgagcaaggccttaacccaaattgctccatggtgtgtgtgtctcagatgtaagtcgctttggataaaagcgtctgctaaatgacagtagtggtagtagtagtagtagtagtagtagtagtagtagtagtagtagtagtagtagcagtagtagtagtagcagtagtggtagtggtagcggtagtggtagtagtagtagtagtagtagtacaacAGAAGCTGAACAAGCAGTGGATCACTGAGATGCCATCTCCTCATGCTCCTTTGAAGCCCTGCACATCTGGAGGGACAGGATATTTGCATATTAATGTTTTTTGTCTACTCGGGTTCAACTATTTAACTATCTGGGAAACTCGCAACGATGTTTGACACACCCCTGTGACCTATTATCAACCTCAACACCTTCCGGTACGTTtgacaaaagcagtagtgcgatagttttgtttttctttcatttactCTAAAACGTGTAATTTTTTTGAGCATTTCCCATAAAGAGGAACAGACTGACAGATCTGATGTCTATCGAGGACAGAACCAACACAGAGTTTAATTTCTTCAAACTCcatctgcaaaacatttgaCAACTGCTTGATTTAAAGGCTGTAAAACCCCATTTGAAAGCAGATGAAAAATCATACTGAAATGTACGTGGGGGGGGACACTTCAGCTGGAACAgcaaaaatactgcattaacCTGTCAAGCTCCCAGGCTTCTGGGAAAGGGTTTGAAGAGGAAAGCAAGTagcatttcctctttttttttttgatgtgtatatctatctatctatctatctatctatctatctatctatctatctatctatctatatatatatatatatatatatatatatatatatatatatatatatatatatatatacggtatgtatagtgtgtgtgtgtgtgtgtgtgtgtgtgtgtgtgtcagttttCCATGTGTTATTGATGTAGCATTGGTTTTTACGGCAGTTGCCGTGTTGGACAAGAATTTAAAGATAAAAatgtcatttatatatatatatatatatatatatatatatatatatatatatatatatatatatatatatatatatacatacccgAACAGGTATGACCTGCGCCAGATACTGGCAGAATAACATCTGAGATTGCAACAGACTCACAAAGAAGACTTTTATGCAGCACCTTTGAGCTTCACCTCAAGGTCACATGCCGTTACCCGGAGGGCATCAGTATACGTTCAGTGTCTCTCAGCTTCCTGCCTCAGTTTCCTGCT
Coding sequences within it:
- the irgq2 gene encoding immunity-related GTPase family, q2, producing the protein MADVLRGISLIETLKESMENNKLSDVKEAVEDLLISRINLAVVGDRGEEKACFMNSLRGLGPDDEGAAPSPSPTDPDAVAGYPNPKHPDFRLWDLPPVPTTSSFEPEAYMSKFKFLRYNAVFMTSLQTPQPNSVEVFLEALSVQRQTVYFILFVSVKDTDKSLEEKRKASLEVLKSQGVKHPKVYLVKPSMLEKFDFPGLLVDMGKDLPEIRANALLFALPTLTPALVTQKKEAFTALVWAAASLSGGVSAIPVPLVASMVDSNIAVRILTKAQVSLCLDDESVERLARQRGVDSTRLKELRTCVLSLEVTKGEVKKRLAAAEKDLAPVSSKFLQMAIPRHARTASRSFIAMLQALNGAIDEMAADAEKIVAAALGEGK